A single genomic interval of Phocoena sinus isolate mPhoSin1 chromosome 15, mPhoSin1.pri, whole genome shotgun sequence harbors:
- the PYCARD gene encoding apoptosis-associated speck-like protein containing a CARD isoform X1, whose amino-acid sequence MEISGFQNSTNLSLSAPINQVPDLCYLVQAWRGRHHPRALFHRVSWVPPLRPAKGCNLGAPRWPGEKGKKRGSQEPNTQGQSSEAGTGVKAGSSRPRPRAASCLADCLSELKRRLRQGTPGAMGCMRDAILDALENLTADEFKKFKMKLLSVPLREGYGRIPRGTLLPMDAVDLTDKLVSYYLEVYSAELTVLVLCNIGMQEVAEQLQETLRKGPGTTPAGIKAPPQTAAKPALHFVEQHRAALIARVTDVDGVLDALYGKVLTEDQYQAVRAERTNPNKMRKLFSFAPAWNLTCKDLLLQALRDTQPYLVVDLEQS is encoded by the exons ATGGAGATTTCAGGGTTCCAAAATTCCACGAATCTAAGCCTTAGCGCTCCGATAAACCAGGTTCCTGATCTGTGCTACCTAGTCCAAGCCTGGAGAGGCAGGCACCACCCACGAGCCCTTTTCCACCGGGTCTCCTGGGTCCCACCTCTTAGACCAGCCAAAGGATGCAATCTGGGCGCCCCCCGGTGgccaggagagaaagggaagaaacgCGGTAGTCAGGAGCCTAACACCCAAGGGCAAAGCTCTGAGGCAGGGACAGGAGTGAAGGCGGGGAGttccaggccccgccccagagCAGCTTCCTGCTTGGCAGACTGCCTGAGCGAGCTGAAGCGGCGGCTGCGGCAGGGGACCCCAGGAGCCATGGGGTGCATGCGTGATGCCATCCTGGATGCACTAGAAAACCTGACCGCTGACGAGTTCAAGAAGTTCAAGATGAAGCTGCTTTCAGTGCCGCTGCGCGAAGGCTACGGACGCATCCCACGAGGGACGCTGCTGCCCATGGATGCTGTGGACCTCACCGACAAGCTCGTCAGCTACTATCTGGAGGTGTACAGTGCCGAGCTCACGGTACTCGTGCTGTGCAACATCGGCATGCAGGAGGTGGCGGAGCAGCTGCAGGAGACCTTGCGCAAGG GCCCCGGAACCACGCCAGCCGGGATCAAGGCCCCTCCCCAGACAGCAGCCAAGCCAG cACTGCACTTTGTGGAGCAGCATCGGGCGGCCCTCATTGCGCGGGTCACAGACGTGGATGGGGTGCTGGACGCCCTGTACGGGAAGGTCCTGACAGAGGACCAGTACCAGGCAGTGCGGGCGGAGCGCACCAATCCTAACAAGATGAGGAAGCTCTTCAGCTTTGCTCCAGCCTGGAACCTGACCTGCAAGGATCTGCTCCTCCAGGCCCTGAGGGACACCCAGCCCTACCTGGTGGTCGACCTGGAGCAGAGCTGA
- the PYCARD gene encoding apoptosis-associated speck-like protein containing a CARD isoform X2 encodes MEISGFQNSTNLSLSAPINQVPDLCYLVQAWRGRHHPRALFHRVSWVPPLRPAKGCNLGAPRWPGEKGKKRGSQEPNTQGQSSEAGTGVKAGSSRPRPRAASCLADCLSELKRRLRQGTPGAMGCMRDAILDALENLTADEFKKFKMKLLSVPLREGYGRIPRGTLLPMDAVDLTDKLVSYYLEVYSAELTVLVLCNIGMQEVAEQLQETLRKGPGTTPAGIKAPPQTAAKPGPEGHPALPGGRPGAELRHLPQQRSHRQPLAVPAILPGVSDFFNIHVKIQLVLGVSSYFQPGSSCGAELHIQVPQWLR; translated from the exons ATGGAGATTTCAGGGTTCCAAAATTCCACGAATCTAAGCCTTAGCGCTCCGATAAACCAGGTTCCTGATCTGTGCTACCTAGTCCAAGCCTGGAGAGGCAGGCACCACCCACGAGCCCTTTTCCACCGGGTCTCCTGGGTCCCACCTCTTAGACCAGCCAAAGGATGCAATCTGGGCGCCCCCCGGTGgccaggagagaaagggaagaaacgCGGTAGTCAGGAGCCTAACACCCAAGGGCAAAGCTCTGAGGCAGGGACAGGAGTGAAGGCGGGGAGttccaggccccgccccagagCAGCTTCCTGCTTGGCAGACTGCCTGAGCGAGCTGAAGCGGCGGCTGCGGCAGGGGACCCCAGGAGCCATGGGGTGCATGCGTGATGCCATCCTGGATGCACTAGAAAACCTGACCGCTGACGAGTTCAAGAAGTTCAAGATGAAGCTGCTTTCAGTGCCGCTGCGCGAAGGCTACGGACGCATCCCACGAGGGACGCTGCTGCCCATGGATGCTGTGGACCTCACCGACAAGCTCGTCAGCTACTATCTGGAGGTGTACAGTGCCGAGCTCACGGTACTCGTGCTGTGCAACATCGGCATGCAGGAGGTGGCGGAGCAGCTGCAGGAGACCTTGCGCAAGG GCCCCGGAACCACGCCAGCCGGGATCAAGGCCCCTCCCCAGACAGCAGCCAAGCCAG GCCCTGAGGGACACCCAGCCCTACCTGGTGGTCGACCTGGAGCAGAGCTGAGGCATCTTCCCCAGCAGCGGTCCCACAGACAACCCCTGGCAGTTCCAGCCATCTTACCTGGagtctctgatttttttaatatacatgtgAAAATCCAGCTTGTACTTGGTGTGTCTTCCTACTTCCAGCCTGGAAGCTCATGCGGAGCTGAGCTACATATCCAAGTGCCGCAGTGGCTCAGATGA
- the TRIM72 gene encoding tripartite motif-containing protein 72, giving the protein MGRAAKYSPGARAVWEGLSAIQCGPITRGVRCPRSELGASFSPVFRHRSDPPTVRPDLDWASRKSLSVQDLQPDLPAMSAAPGLLHQELSCPLCLQLFDAPVTAECGHSFCRACLGRVAGEPAADGTVLCPSCQAPTRPQALSTNLQLARLVEGLAQVPQGHCEEHLDPLSIYCEQDRVLVCGVCASLGSHRGHRLLPAAEAHARLKTQLPQQKLQLQEACMRKEKSIAVLEHQLVEVEETVRQFRGAVGEQLGKMRLFLAALEGSLDREAERVRSEAGVALRRELGSLNSYLEQLRQMEKVLEEVADKPQTEFLMKYCLVTSRLQKILAESPPPARLDIQLPVISDDFKFQVWRKMFRALMPALQELTFDPSTAHPSLVLCASGRRVECSEQKAPPAGEDPRQFDKAVAVVAHQLLSEGEHYWEVEVGDKPRWALGVISAQASRRGRLQAVPSQGLWLLGLREGKILEAHVEAKEPRALRTPERRPTRIGIYLSFCDGVLSFYDASDPDALELLFAFHERLPGPVYPFFDVCWHDKGKNTQPLLLVGPDGGGEA; this is encoded by the exons ATGGGCAGGGCAGCTAAATATAGTCCTGGGGCCAGAGCTGTCTGGGAGGGTCTGTCTGCTATTCAATGCGGGCCCATCACCCGTGGTGTCCGTTGTCCTCGGTCTGAGCTCGGTGCTTCCTTCTCACCTGTCTTCAGACACAGATCTGACCCACCTACAGTTAGGCCTGACCTTGACTGGGCCTCTCGCAAGTCTCTTTCTGTCCAAGATCTCCAACCAGACCT GCCCGCAATGTCGGCTGCACCCGGCCTCCTGCACCAGGAGCTGTCCTGCCCGCTGTGCCTGCAGCTGTTCGACGCGCCCGTGACAGCCGAGTGCGGCCACAGCTTCTGCCGCGCCTGCCTGGGCCGCGTGGCAGGGGAGCCGGCCGCGGACGGCACGGTGCTCTGCCCGAGCTGCCAGGCACCCACGCGGCCGCAGGCGCTCAGCACCAACCTGCAGCTGGCGCGCCTGGTGGAGGGGCTGGCGCAGGTGCCGCAGGGCCACTGCGAAGAGCACCTAGACCCGCTGAGCATCTACTGCGAGCAGGACCGCGTGCTCGTGTGCGGCGTGTGCGCCTCGCTCGGTTCGCATCGCGGCCACCGCCTGCTGCCCGCCGCCGAAGCCCATGCGCGCCTCAAG ACGCAGCTCCCACAGCAGAAGCTGCAGCTGCAGGAGGCATGTATGCGGAAGGAGAAGAGCATAGCTGTGCTGGAGCATCAgctggtggaggtggag GAGACAGTGCGTCAGTTCCGGGGGGCCGTGGGAGAGCAGCTGGGCAAGATGCGGCTGTTCCTGGCTGCACTGGAGGGCTCCTTGGACCGCGAAGCTGAACGTGTACGGAGTGAGGCAGGGGTGGCCTTGCGGCGGGAGCTGGGGAGCCTGAACTCTTACCTGGAGCAGCTGCGGCAGATGGAGAAGgtgctggaggaggtggcagacaagccacagactgagttCCTCATG aaaTACTGCCTGGTGACCAGCAG gctGCAGAAGATCCTGGCAGAGTCACCACCACCTGCCCGTCTGGATATCCAGCTGCCCGTCATCTCAGATGACTTCAAATTCCAGGTGTGGAGGAAGATGTTCCGAGCTCTGATGCCAG CGCTGCAGGAGCTGACCTTTGACCCGAGCACGGCCCACCCAAGCCTGGTGCTGTGTGCCTCGGGCCGCCGTGTGGAGTGCTCGGAGCAGAAGGCGCCGCCGGCCGGAGAGGACCCGCGCCAGTTCGACAAGGCCGTGGCGGTCGTGGCGCACCAGCTGCTCTCCGAGGGCGAGCACTactgggaggtggaggtgggcgaCAAGCCGCGCTGGGCGCTGGGCGTGATCTCGGCCCAGGCCAGTCGCCGCGGCCGGCTGCAAGCGGTGCCCTCGCAGGGGCTCTGGCTGCTCGGGCTGCGCGAAGGCAAGATCCTGGAGGCTCACGTGGAGGCTAAGGAGCCCCGTGCCCTGCGCACCCCCGAGAGGCGGCCGACGCGCATCGGGATCTACCTGAGCTTCTGCGATGGCGTCCTCTCCTTCTACGACGCCAGTGACCCCGACGCACTCGAGCTGCTCTTCGCCTTCCATGAGCGCCTGCCCGGGCCTGTGTACCCCTTCTTTGACGTGTGCTGGCACGACAAGGGCAAGAACACTCAGCCGCTGCTGCTCGTGGGGCCCGACGGCGGTGGCGAGGCCTGA